The following nucleotide sequence is from Vibrio fluvialis.
CATCGATAACTACCTCAGCCGCGCGGAAGTCAACTTCAGCGACGGTAAAATCATCATTGAAACCGTCTCGCCGACCGATCCTAAAGGCCATTTGAAAGAGGCGATCATCACTACCCTGCTAACGCCCGACGATCCGGCGCACGTTGATCTGTTCTCGTCCAAAAACATCGAACTCAAAGGCCAGCCGTTCCTTTATCGTCAGGTGGTGGATCAGGAAAATCAGCCTATTCAGTGGAGCTGGCGTGCCAACCGCTTTGCCGATTATCTGATCGCCAATCAGCTCAAAGTGAAGCAGGTCGATTTCAAAAAAGCCTACTACGTCGAAATTCCGATGGTGGCAGATCAGATTCAGATTCGCAGCTATCAGTACGCCGATATCGTGCAGCGTGCTTCGCGTAAATACGGCATTCCGGAGGATTTGATCTATGCGATCATCAAAACTGAAAGCAGCTTTAACCCATATGCGGTAAGCTGGGCCAACGCGTATGGTCTGATGCAGGTTGTGCCGAAAACTGCCGGGCGCGATGTCTTTAAGCTGGTCAAAAACCGTTCCGGAGAGCCGACACCGGAATATCTGTTTAACCCGGAAAACAACATTGATACCGGCACCGCGTATTTCTACATTCTGAAAAATCGCTATCTGCGCGATGTACAAAACCCCACTTCGCTCGAATACAGCATGATTTCGGCCTACAACGGCGGGACGGGCGGCGTGTTAAATACGTTCAGTCGTGACCGTCAGCGAGCAATGAGAGACTTAAATGCGCTGCAACCGAACCAAGTTTATTGGGCATTAACCAAAAAACATCCGAATGCCGAATCACGCCGTTATCTGGAAAAAGTGACCCAATTTAAGAAAGAATTTAACGCAGGTTGAGAAAAAACAATCAGTTTGCTTAAAATAGCGCCAAACAAACCGTTTTTTGAATTTTTTTAGAAAAACTGGTTGACGGCAGAAGGGAAAATTCGTTTAATAGCGCTCCGTTGCCCGGATAGCTCAGTCGGTAGAGCAGGGGATTGAAAATCCCCGTGTCGGTGGTTCGATTCCGCCTCCGGGCACCACAATTTGATAATTGTTGGTGCATAGCACGAACAGTTTTAGCAAAGAATATAGTGTGCCGACTTAGCTCAGTAGGTAGAGCAACTGACTTGTAATCAGTAGGTCACCAGTTCGATTCCGGTAGTCGGCACCATTCTTTTGCTTCGATAGCTCAGTCGGTAGAGCAGGGGATTGAAAATCCCCGTGTCGGTGGTTCGATTCCGCCTCGAGGCACCATTATTTGGTGCAGTTGTTTTACAACGCACAAATAATTCCCCCTTAGTTCAGTCGGTAGAACGGCGGACTGTTAATCCGTATGTCGCAAGTTCAAGTCTTGCAGGGGGAGCCACTTTTAGAAAGCTCAGTCGAAAGACTGGGCTTTTCTTTTATCTGCGCGTTGCAAAGGTGTCCTTAAGTCCATCGCCGTGCTCCTCGCAAAATCACTGCCCTCCTCTCTTATTCAAAAACACATTCCTCCCCCACCCCCTAGCCAGCCATTCTTTCTCATTCCGCTGCATCAATGACTCACAAGATTTGTAATCCGAACACTTTTTTCGCAACAAAAATTTAATCGACATCATAGTTTCACCATTTGCTCATATCCAGCGCTACCAGCAATCAATAAGATGCATTTTGTCATTTAAATGTCATCTAACTTCGCGTCACTTCATTTAGCCGACGCCAAAAGGTTGCTCATGAAACTAAAAAAACAAGCTTATTTATTATCAGGAATTATCCTGACAGCCCTTCTGGCGCTTAGCATTAGCGGCCTTTCGACACTGCGCGTAGCCAGCAACATGGACAACAAAGCCCGTGTTACCGAACATTTTAAGAGCGCATACAGTATTCTGACTGAAGTGGAGAAGATGGCTCAGGAAGGAAAACTGAGCGACAGTGATGCTAAACAGCTCGCCACCCGCCTGATGCGTAATAACATCTACAAAGACAATGAGTATGTGTATGTGGCGGATGAAAAGATGAATTTCGTCGCGACGCCCCTCGATCCCCAACTGCACGGCACC
It contains:
- the mltC gene encoding membrane-bound lytic murein transglycosylase MltC: MRKLVYCFATILLVGCSREFVESIYDVNYEPTNRFAKNLAQLPGQFEKDTAALDALINSFSGNIEKRWGSREVKIAGKSNYVKYIDNYLSRAEVNFSDGKIIIETVSPTDPKGHLKEAIITTLLTPDDPAHVDLFSSKNIELKGQPFLYRQVVDQENQPIQWSWRANRFADYLIANQLKVKQVDFKKAYYVEIPMVADQIQIRSYQYADIVQRASRKYGIPEDLIYAIIKTESSFNPYAVSWANAYGLMQVVPKTAGRDVFKLVKNRSGEPTPEYLFNPENNIDTGTAYFYILKNRYLRDVQNPTSLEYSMISAYNGGTGGVLNTFSRDRQRAMRDLNALQPNQVYWALTKKHPNAESRRYLEKVTQFKKEFNAG